The nucleotide sequence CGGCGCGCCGGAGTTCCTCGCGTCCCTCGTCGTCGGCGGTGTGCCGCACGCCCTCGTGACCTCGGCGGACGTCGCGCTGTCCACGGCCCGGATGGCCGCGGCCGGGCTGGCGCTGCCCGAGCTGCGCGTCACCGCCGAGTCGGTCGGCGCGAGCAAGCCGGACCCCGAGGGCTTCCTGAAGGGGGCCGCCGAACTGGGCGTCCCGCCGGAGGACTGCGTTGTCTTCGAGGACTCCGAGGCGGGGATCGAGGCGGGGCGCGCGGCGGGGATGCGGGTTGTGGGGATCGGGGAGCGGGCCCGGTCCTACGGTCCGGACGTGGTGGTTCCCGACCTGACGGCGGTGCGGGTCGAGGTGGCCGGGGACGGAACGATCCGGCTGCACGTGAGCGGCTGACGGGGAGACGGCGGGAATGCCGTCTCCCCGGCCGGCTGGTCATGGGGGCTTGTGTCGTCTTCCGGGTGGGCTGGTCACGGGGGATCTGTGCCGTTTCCCGGACGGCCGGTTCGCTGAGGCTTGTGCCGTCTCCCGGACGTCGGTCGGCTGAGGCTTGTGCCGTCTTTCCGGGCGGTGGGTCCGGTGGGATTGGTGCCGCATGCCAGGGATGGGGCAGCCGGTCGGTGCGGCCGGTGCCGCTTCCCCCGCACCGGACGGCGCCGCTTCCCCCACCCCCGCACCGGACCATCGGCGGGATGGGCTAGTGGCGGTCGAGGACGTCCGTCAGCCTGGTGAAGCCGTCGGTGCCTTGGCCCCGGGCGATCGCGCGGCGGGCGAAGCCTTCGGCCGACCGCATGACGCTCGCGTCGATGCCGTGGGACTCGGAGACCTCGACGATGTGGGCCATGGTCGACACGGCCGAGGTGAGCGGGTTGCCCTCGCCGGAGTGCCTGCCGCTGTCGACCTCTTCCGCACCCGCCTCGAACAGAGGCGGAAGGATCGCGGCGATCCCCTGGGCGAACGGGGTCAGCTCCCGCGCGCTCACCCCCTCCGCACGGGCCAGCGCCAGGGCATGGGTGTAGCCGGCGATCGAGGTCCAGAAGAGGTCGAGCAGCGCGATGTCGAACGTCGCCGCCCGGCCGATGTCCTCGCCGAGATGGGTGTGGGTGCCGCCCAACGCGACCAGCACGGGCCGGTGGGCGTTGTAGAGGTCCTCGGAGCCGCTGTAGAGGAAGACGCCGTCCGGGGTGCCGATGGTCGGCGTCGGCGTCATGATCGCCCCGTCGAGGTAGTCGACGCCGTGCTCGGCCGCCCACGCGGCGGTGGAGCGGGCCCGG is from Streptomyces sp. NBC_01314 and encodes:
- a CDS encoding HAD family hydrolase, translated to MTATTVLTARALLLDMDGTLVNSDAAVERVWRRWAERHGLDGAEIMKVVHGRQGYATMAVLLPDRPMEQNLADNARMLAEETADVDGVVPIPGAPEFLASLVVGGVPHALVTSADVALSTARMAAAGLALPELRVTAESVGASKPDPEGFLKGAAELGVPPEDCVVFEDSEAGIEAGRAAGMRVVGIGERARSYGPDVVVPDLTAVRVEVAGDGTIRLHVSG
- a CDS encoding NAD(P)-dependent oxidoreductase, whose amino-acid sequence is MPAHTEQPTTTAAGTATDTTTPTVTVLGLGPMGRALAGAFLDAGLRTTVWNRTPGRDGELAARGAIGAGSAEEAVAASTLTVVCVVNYDASDAVLRSPEVTEALKGRTVVNLTADTPGRARSTAAWAAEHGVDYLDGAIMTPTPTIGTPDGVFLYSGSEDLYNAHRPVLVALGGTHTHLGEDIGRAATFDIALLDLFWTSIAGYTHALALARAEGVSARELTPFAQGIAAILPPLFEAGAEEVDSGRHSGEGNPLTSAVSTMAHIVEVSESHGIDASVMRSAEGFARRAIARGQGTDGFTRLTDVLDRH